GTGACCCGCGCGGGCGCCACGGTCGTCGGCCCGGTGCCGCTGCCCACGGAGAAGAACGTGATCTGCGTGATCCGTTCCCCCCACAAGTACAAGGACAGCCGCGAGCACTTCGAGATGCGCACGCACAAGCGTCTGATCGACATCGTCGACCCGACGCCGAAGGCGGTCGACTCGCTCATGCGACTCGACCTCCCGGCCGACGTCAACATCGAGATCAAGCTCTAAGGGAACCCATGTCTACCGCTAACAGGACTTTCACCGGTCTGCTCGGCACGAAGCTGGGCATGACGCAGGTGTGGGACGAGAACAACAAGCTCATCCCCGTGACCGTCGTGCAGATCACCCCGAACGTCGTCACCCAGGTGCGCACGCCCGAGGTCGACGGCTACGGCGCCATCCAGATCGCCTACGGCCAGATCGACCCCCGCAAGGCCGACAAGCCGAGCACCGGCCACTTCGAGAAGGCCGGCGTCACGCCGCGCCGCCACCTCACCGAGGTCCGCACGGCCGACTTCGCCGAGTACGCGCTCGGCCAGGAGATCACGGTCGGCGCCTTCGAGGCCGGCTCCAAGGTCGACGTCGTCGGCACCAGCAAGGGCAAGGGCTTCGCCGGCGTCATGAAGCGCCACAACTTCAAGGGCGTCTCGGCCTCGCACGGTTCGCACCGCAACCACCGCAAGCCCGGCTCCATCGGCGCCTCCTCGACCCCCAGCCGTGTCTTCAAGGGCATGCGCATGGCCGGTCGCATGGGCGGCGAGCGCGTCACCGTGCTGAACCTCGTCGTCCACAGCGTGGACGCCGAGAAGGGCCTCCTGCTCGTCAAGGGCGCAGTGCCCGGCGCGCGTGGCCGCATCGTCTTCGTCCGCAACGCAGTGAAGGGGAAGTAGTCATGGCTACCGACACCCAGCTCGACGTCCTCGACGCGACCGGTGCAGTCACCGGCTCCGTCGACCTGCCCGCGTCGATCTTCGACGTGCAGACCAACGTCCCGCTCATCCACCAGGTCGTCGTCGCCCAGCTCGCCGCGGCGCGCCAGGGAACGCACAAGACCAAGGGCCGCGGCGAGGTCTCCGGCGCCGGCCGCAAGCCGTTCAAGCAGAAGGGAACCGGTCGCGCTCGTCAGGGCTCGATCCGCGCCCCCCAGATGACCGGCGGTGGCATCGTCCACGGACCCACGCCCCGCAACTACTCGCAGCGCACCCCCAAGAAGATGATCGCCGCGGCTCTGCTCGGCGCCCTCTCCGACCGCGCGCGCGGCGCCCGCCTCCACGTCATCGAGAGCCTCTCCGCCGGAGACGTCCCCTCGACGAAGACCGTGGTCGCGCTGCTCGACGGCATCGCCACGAGCAAGCACGTCCTCATCGTCCTGGAGCGCACCGACGAGGTCAGCCTCCGCAGCGTGCGCAACATCCCGACGGTCCACGTGCTGTCCTACGACCAGCTCAACGCGTACGACGTGCTCGTGAGCGACGACATCGTCTTCACGAAGGGCGCGTACGACGCGTTCGTCGCGTTCAAGACGGCCAAGGAAGAGGTTGCCGCATGAGCGCCACCCAGAAGGACCCCCGCGACATCATCATCGCGCCGGTCGTCTCCGAGAAGAGCTACGGCCTGATCGACCAGGGCAAGTACACGTTCATCGTGGACCCCCGCTCGAACAAGACCGAGATCAAGCTCGCGATCGAGAAGATCTTCGGCGTGCAGGTCGCGTCGGTCAACACGCTCAACAAGCAGGGCAAGACCCGCCGGACCAAGTTCGGGATGGGCAAGCGCAAGGACACCAAGCGCGCCATCGTCTCCCTCAAGTCGGGCTCCATCGACATCTTCACGACTGTCGGCTGAGACCGGGACTAGGAAAACACCAATGGCTATTCGCAAGTACAAGCCCACGACCCCGGGTCGTCGCGGTTCGTCCGTCGCCGACTTCGTGGAGATCACGCGCTCGACGCCCGAGAAGTCGCTGCTCCGCCCGCTCTCCAAGACCGGTGGCCGCAACAACCAGGGTCGCATCACGACCCGTCACATCGGTGGTGGCCACAAGCGCCAGTACCGCGTGATCGACTTCAAGCGCAACGACAAGGACGGCGTCATCGCGACCGTCGCCCACATCGAGTACGACCCCAACCGCACGGCGCGCATCGCGCTCCTGCACTTCATCGACGGCACGAAGCGCTACATCCTCGCGCCGAACAAGCTGAAGCAGGGCGACAAGATCGAGTCGGGCGCCACGGCCGACATCAAGCCCGGCAACAACCTGCCGCTGCGCAACATCCCGACGGGTACCGTCATCCACGCCATCGAGCTCCGCCCCGGCGGCGGCGCGAAGATGGCCCGCTCCGCCGGCGCCTCCGTGCGCCTCGTGGCGAAGGACGGCCCCTACGCCCAGCTGCGCCTGCCCTCCGGCGAGATCCGCAACGTCGATGCGCGCTGCCGCGCGACCATCGGCGAGGTCGGCAACGCCGAGCAGTCGAACATCAACTGGGGCAAGGCCGGCCGCATGCGCTGGAAGGGCGTCCGCCCGACCGTCCGCGGTGTCGCGATGAACCCGGTCGACCACCCGCACGGTGGTGGTGAGGGCAAGACCTCCGGTGGTCGCCACCCGGTCAGCCCGTGGGGCCAGAAGGAAGGCCGCACGCGCCACATCAACAAGCCCAGCGACAAGCTCATCGTTCGCCGCCGCAACGCCGGCAAGAAGCGCAAGTAGGAGTTGTAGAAGATGCCACGCAGTCTGAAGAAGGGCCCCTTCGTCGACGACCACCTGCTCCGCAAGGTGATCTCGGCGAACGAGGCCAGCAGCAAGAACGTGATCAAGACCTGGTCGCGCCGCTCGATGATCATCCCGGCGATGCTGGGTCACACCATCGCGGTGCACGACGGTCGCAAGCACGTCCCCGTGTTCGTCACGGAGTCCATGGTCGGTCACAAGCTCGGCGAGTTCGCGCTCACGCGCACCTTCCGCGGCCACGTGAAGGACGACAAGAAGGGTCGTCGCCGCTAGCGCGGCGACGAGAAGGAGGAGAGAAATGGTGGAGTCGATCGCACGCGTGCGTCACATCCGCGTCACCCCCCAGAAGGCCCGTCGCGTCGTGGACATGATCCGTGGCAAGCAGGCCGAGGAGGCCCTGGCCATCCTGAAGTTCGCGCCCCAGGGCGCGAGCGAGCCGATCTACAAGCTGGTGGCCTCGGCCATGGCGAACGCGCGGGTCAAGGCCGACGCGTCCAACAGCTTCCTCGCGGAGCAGGACCTCTACATCGCCAAGGCGTTCGTGGACGAGGGCACCACCCTCAAGCGGTTCCAGCCCCGTGCACAGGGTCGCGCATTCCGTATCAACAAGCGCACCAGCCACATCACGGTCGTCCTCGCGACGCCGGATGAGGCGGACGTGGCGACGACCACGAAGAAGGCGAGCAAGTAATGGGACAGAAGGTCAACCCGTACGGGTTCCGTCTCGGGATCACGACCGACCACGTGTCGCGTTGGTTCTCGGACAGCACGAAGAAGGGGCAGCGTTACAGCGACTACGTCGCCGAGGACGTGCGCATCCGCACCATGCTCAAGACGAGCCTCGACCGCGCCGGAGTGGCGCGCATCGAGATCGAGCGCACCCGTGACCGTGTCCGCGTGGACATCTACACGGCCCGCCCGGGCATCGTCATCGGGCGCCGCGGCGTCGAGGCCGAGCGCATCCGCGCCGACCTCGAGAAGCTCACGGGCAAGCAGATCCAGCTGAACATCCTCGAGGTGAAGAACCCCGAGGCCGAGGCCCAGCTGGTCGCCCAGGGCATCGCCGAGCAGCTCGCGGGTCGCGTGGCGTTCCGCCGCGCGATGCGCAAGGGCCTGCAGGGCGCCCAGCGCGCCGGCGCCAAGGGCGTCCGCATCCAGGTGTCCGGCCGTCTCGGCGGCGCCGAGATGAGCCGCTCGGAGTTCTACCGCGAGGGCCGCGTGCCGCTGCACACCCTCCGCGCGAACATCGACTACGGCTTCTACGAGGCCCGCACGTCCTTCGGCCGCATCGGCGTGAAGGTCTGGGTCTACAAGGGCGACATCACGAACAAGGATCTCGCTCGGGAGCAGGCGAACCAGAAGTCGTCGCGCCCCGAGCGTCGCAACGACCGTTCCGACGGTCGGACCGGAGATCGCCGCACCAACGCGCCGCGCACCGCGCCGGCCGCCGAGGCAGCGCCGGTCGCCGCAGCAGGAGTTGAGGCGTAACCATGTTGATCCCCCGCAAGCTCAAGCACCGCAAGCAGCACCACCCGGGTCGTTCCGGCCACGCGACCGGCGGCACCGTCGTGTCGTTCGGCGAGTACGGCATCCAGGCCCTCACGCCCGCCTACGTCACCAACCGGCAGATCGAGTCCGCTCGAATCGCCATGACGCGTCACGTCAAGCGCGGCGGGAAGGTGTACATCAACATCTTCCCCGACCGTCCGCTCACCAAGAAGCCCGCCGAGACCCGCATGGGTTCCGGCAAGGGCTCGGTCGAGTGGTGGGTCGCGAACGTCAAGCCGGGCCGCGTGCTCTTCGAGCTCTCCGGAGTCGACGAGGTCACGGCGCGCGAGGCGCTCACCCGGGCCATCCACAAGCTGCCCCTCAAGGCACGCATCATCAAGCGCGAGGAAGGCGACGCATAATGGCGATCGGTTCCAAGGAGCTCGCCCCCGTCGAGCTGGACACTTTCGAGGACGAGCGACTCGTCGAAGAGCTGAAGAAGGCCAAGGAGGAGCTGTTCAACCTGCGCTTCCAGTCGGCCACCGGTCAGCTCGACAGCCACGGCCGCCTCCGTGCGGTCAAGCGCGACATCGCTCGGATCTACACGGTCATCCGCGAGCGCGAGCTGGGCATCCGTGCCACGCCCGCCCCCGTCGAGGTCCCCGAGAAGCCCGAGAAGAAGAAGGCGACGAAGAAGGCCGCGAAGGCCGACGACGCCGCCGTCACCGAGAAGGCTGAGGAGGCTTGATCATGGCGAACGCCGAAGAGAAGAACACGGCTGACACCGCGACGGCCGACCGCGGCTACCGCAAGTCCCGCCGTGGCTACGTCACCAGCGACAAGATGGACAAGACCATCGTCGTCGAGGTCGAGGACCGCGTGAAGCACCCGCTGTACGGCAAGGTCATCCGCCGCACCTCCAAGGTCAAGGCGCACGACGAGGCGAACACCGCCGGCATCGGCGACCTGGTCCTGATCAACGAGACCCGTCCCCTCAGCGCCTCCAAGCGCTGGCGCCTGGTCGAGATCCTCGAGAAGGCCAAGTAGCCCCGGCTGCTTGGATAAGGAGCAACAGTGATTCAGCAGGAATCCCGCCTCAAGATCGCGGACAACACGGGTGCCAAGGAGATCTTGACCATCCGCGTGCTCGGTGGCTCGGGTCGTCGCTACGCCGGTCTGGGCGACGTCATCGTCGCGACCGTCAAGGACGCGATCCCCGGCGGCAACGTCAAGAAGGGCGAGGTCGTCAAGGCCGTCATCGTCCGCACCAAGAAGGAGACGCGCCGTCCCGACGGCTCGTACATCAAGTTCGACGAGAACGCCGCCGTCATCCTGAACAGCAACGGGGAGCCCCGCGGCACCCGCATCTTCGGACCGGTGGGCCGCGAGCTCCGGGACAAGAAGTTCATGAAGATCATCTCGCTGGCACCGGAGGTCATTTAGTCATGGCGAACATCAAGAAGGGTGACCTCGTGCAGGTCATCACGGGTCGCACGCAGGCCAAGGGCGGCGACCGGGGCAAGCAGGGCCGCGTCCTGTCCGTCCTGGTCGAGCGCAACCGCGTCGTCGTCGAGGGCGTGAACTTCGTCACGAAGCACGTCCGCGTCGGCCAGACGCAGCGCGGCTCCAAGACCGGCGGCATCGAGACCGTCGAGGCGCCCATCCACATCTCCAACGTCGCGCTCGTCGACCCCGAGTCCAAGAAGCCCACGCGAGTCGGCTTCCGGACCGAGCAGGTCGAGAAGGACGGGGTCTCCAAGACCGTCCGCGTCCGCTACGCCAAGAAGTCAGGTAAGGACCTCTAGCAATGACCGACACCGCAACCGCTGGCACGGCCGAGGGCACCACGCTCCCGCGCCTGAAGCAGAAGTACCGCACCGAGATCGTCAGCCAGCTGACCGCTGATCTCGGCTTCACGAACGTGCACCAGGTGCCCGGGCTGACGAAGATCGTCGTCAACATGGGTGTCGGTGACGCGGCTCGCGACGGCAAGATCATCGACGGCGCGGTCGCCGACCTCACCAAGATCACGGGCCAGAAGCCGCAGGTGACGAAGGCCCGCAAGTCGATCGCCCAGTTCAAGCTCCGTGAGGGCCAGGCCATCGGCACCCACGTCACGCTGCGCGGCGACCGCATGTGGGAGTTCCTCGACCGCCTGCTGTCCCTCGCCCTGCCCCGCATTCGCGACTTCCGCGGGCTCAGCCCGAAGCAGTTCGACGGCAACGGCAACTACACGTTCGGCCTCAACGAGCAGTCCATGTTCCACGAGATCGACCAGGACCGCATCGACCGGGTCCGCGGCATGGACATCACGGTCGTCACGACCGCTCGGACGGACGACGAGGGACGCGCGCTGCTCAAGGCGCTCGGCTTCCCGTTCCAGACGCCCGAGAACACGCCGTAACGAGTTCCACCGCTCCATCGCACGACCAGCACCACCGCACGATCGGCGCCGGGCACCTCCGCCCGGCGCCGCCACCACCACAGGTCGTCATCCGTGTCCGGATGAACGAAACCAGGCGAGAGAGGCACAACCAGATATGACAATGACCGACCCGGTCGCTGACATGCTGACCCGACTCCGGAACGCGAACTCCGCGCACCACGACACGGTCTCCATGCCGCACTCCAAGCTCAAGTCGCACATCGCCGACATCCTCAAGTCCGAGGGCTTCATCGCCGGCTGGGACGTCGCGGACGCCCGCGTCGGCCAGACGCTGACGCTCAGCCTCAAGTTCGGCCCCGACCGCGAGCGCTCCATCCGGGGCATCAAGCGCGTGTCGAAGCCCGGACTGCGCGTGTACGCGAAGTCCGCGGAGATCCCCCAGGTCCTCGGTGGCCTCGGGGTCGCCATCCTGTCCACCTCCTCGGGGCTCCTCACGGACCGCCAGGCTGCGAAGAAGGGCGTGGGTGGGGAAGTCCTCGCCTACGTGTGGTAACGCCATGTCACGTATCGGAAGACTCCCCATCGACGTCCCCGCAGGGGTCGACGTCGCCGTGGACGGCCAGCTCGTCACGGTGAAGGGCCCGAAGGGCGAGCTCAGCCTCACCGTCGCGCAGCCCATCCGCGCCGAGGTCCAGGACGGGCAGGTGCTCGTCACCCGTCCGGACGACGAGCGCGAGTCGCGTTCGCTCCACGGCCTCACGCGCAGCCTCATCGCGAACAACATCGTCGGCGTCACCACCGGCTACACCAAGGGCCTCGAGATCGTCGGCACGGGTTACCGCGTCGCACTCAAGGACAAGGGCGTCGAGTTCGCGCTCGGCTTCTCCCACCCGGTGTACGTCGAGGCGCCCGCGGGCATCAGCTTCACCGTGGAGGGCGTCAACAAGATGACCGTCGTCGGCATCGACAAGCAGCTCGTCGGCGAGACGGCCGCCAACATCCGCAAGATTCGCAAGCCCGAGCCCTACAAGGGCAAGGGCGTCCGCTACGCCGGCGAGAACGTTCGCCGCAAGGCCGGAAAGAGTGGTAAGTGATCATGGCTCTCGGAGTTAGAGGAAAAAGCAAGTCCGCCGCCCGCGGCCGCAGGCACGCACGTCTGCGCAAGAAGGTCGAGGGCACCGAGCTGCGTCCGCGCCTGGTCGTCACCCGTTCGGCCCGTCACGTCTTCGTGCAGGTCGTCGATGACAGCCGTGGTCACACCGTCGCGTCCGCGTCGACCCTCGAGGCCGACATGCGCACGTTCGACGGCGACAAGACCGCCAAGTCGCGCAAGGTCGGCGAGCTCGTCGCCGAGCGCGCCAAGGCGGCCGGCGTGGAGAGCGTCGTATTCGATCGTGGTGGCAACCGCTACGCAGGACGCGTCGCGGCCATCGCCGAAGGAGCTCGAGAGGGTGGTCTGAGCCTGTGAGCGCAGCCGAGAACAACAACAAGGAGCCCGAGGTCGTGGCAGTGGCGGAGACGCCCGTCGAGACCGCGGCGTCCACCGCACCCGCGCAGAACGAGGGCCGTGAGGGCCGTCGTGGCGGGCGTGACCGGAACCAGGGCGGCCGCGACAGCCGCGGTGGCCGTGATGCCGACAAGAGCCAGTTCCTGGAGCGCGTCGTCACCATCAACCGCGTGTCCAAGGTCGTCAAGGGCGGTCGTCGCTTCAGCTTCACCGCGCTCGTGATCGTCGGAGACGGCAACGGACTGGTGGGCGTCGGCTACGGCAAGGCCCGCGAGGTCCCCACCGCCATCTCCAAGGGCGTCGAGGAGGCGAAGAAGAACTTCTTCCGCGTCCCCCGCATCGGCCTGACCATCCCGCACGCCGTGCAGGGTGAGGCCTCCGCCGGAGTCGTCCTCCTGCGCCCCGCGTCCGCGGGTACCGGCGTCATCGCCGGTGGCCCCGTCCGCGCGGTGCTCGAGTGCGCCGGCATCCACGACGTCCTGAGCAAGTCGCTCGGCTCGTCGAACACGATCAACATCGTGCACGCGACGGTCGAGGCGCTCAAGCAGCTCGAGGAGCCGCGCGCCGTCGCAGCTCGTCGTGGGCTCGAGCTCGAGCAGGTCGTCCCGGCCCGCATCCTCCGCGCCCAGCGCGCCGAGGCCGACGCGAAGGCAGGTGTCTGATGGCTCAGCTCCGAGTGACGCAGATCAAGTCCAAGATCAGCGAGAAGCAGAACCAGCGCGACACCCTGCGGAGCCTCGGGCTCCGTCGCATCGGTGCCGTGGTGGTCCGAGAGGACAACGCCCAGAACCGCGGCTACGTCAACACCGTCGCGCACCTGGTGAAGGTGGAGGAGATCGACTGATGGCTGAGAAGAACGAGTCGGCCGAGCCGGCGCCCGTGAAGGCGCCCAAGGCCGCACCCAAGAAGACCGCGAAGGCCCCCGCCGCCGCGGCCGCTTCCGCCGAGACGACCACGGTCGCCTCGACGGAGACGGTCAAGCGCGAGCAGGTCCTCAAGGTCCACCACCTCCGTCCCGCCGCCGGGGCCAAGAAGGCACGCCAGCGTGTCGGCCGCGGTGAGGGCTCGAAGGGCAAGACCGCGGGTCGTGGCACCAAGGGCACGAAGGCCCGCTACACGGTCCGCGTCGGCTTCGAGGGTGGGCAGATGCCGCTGCACATGCGCACCCCGAAGCTCCGCGGGTTCAAGAACCCGTTCCGCGTCGAGTACCAGGTCGTGAACCTGGAGAAGCTCGCCGTGCTCTACCCCGACGGCGGCGACGTCACCACGAGCGACCTGGTCGCCAAGGGTGCCGTGCGCAAGAACGAGAAGGTCAAGGTCCTCGGGGACGGCGACATCTCGGTTAAGCTGACGGTTGCTGTCGACAAGGTCTCCGGCTCCGCTGCGGAGAAGATCGTCGCAGCAGGCGGCTCCGTCAAGTAGCACTTCAGGACGCGACGGTAGGGGCGGTCGGGAAACCGACCGCCCCTACCGGCACCTGGGGCCGCATCGGGTCGGCCCGACCCCCGCCTCCCGGCGGACCTCCCACAGAAAGCAGGACACCCTCCGTGTTGAGCGCCGTCGTCAGGATCTTCCGCACCCCCGATCTGCGTCGCAAGATCGGGTTCACGCTGGGCATCATCGCCCTCTTCCGCCTCGGATCCTTCATCCCGGCGCCGTTCGTCGACTTCGCCAACGTGCAGTCGTGCCTCGCGGCCAACCAGGGCACCTCGGGCCTCTACGAGCTCGTCAACCTCTTCAGCGGCGGGGCGCTGCTGAAGCTCTCCATCTTCGCGCTGGGCATCATGCCGTACATCACGGCGTCGATCATCGTCCAGCTGCTCCGCGTGGTCATCCCGCACTTCGACACCCTCTACAAG
The genomic region above belongs to Clavibacter phaseoli and contains:
- the rplW gene encoding 50S ribosomal protein L23, yielding MSATQKDPRDIIIAPVVSEKSYGLIDQGKYTFIVDPRSNKTEIKLAIEKIFGVQVASVNTLNKQGKTRRTKFGMGKRKDTKRAIVSLKSGSIDIFTTVG
- the rpmC gene encoding 50S ribosomal protein L29, which codes for MAIGSKELAPVELDTFEDERLVEELKKAKEELFNLRFQSATGQLDSHGRLRAVKRDIARIYTVIRERELGIRATPAPVEVPEKPEKKKATKKAAKADDAAVTEKAEEA
- the rpsC gene encoding 30S ribosomal protein S3, with the translated sequence MGQKVNPYGFRLGITTDHVSRWFSDSTKKGQRYSDYVAEDVRIRTMLKTSLDRAGVARIEIERTRDRVRVDIYTARPGIVIGRRGVEAERIRADLEKLTGKQIQLNILEVKNPEAEAQLVAQGIAEQLAGRVAFRRAMRKGLQGAQRAGAKGVRIQVSGRLGGAEMSRSEFYREGRVPLHTLRANIDYGFYEARTSFGRIGVKVWVYKGDITNKDLAREQANQKSSRPERRNDRSDGRTGDRRTNAPRTAPAAEAAPVAAAGVEA
- the rplE gene encoding 50S ribosomal protein L5, yielding MTDTATAGTAEGTTLPRLKQKYRTEIVSQLTADLGFTNVHQVPGLTKIVVNMGVGDAARDGKIIDGAVADLTKITGQKPQVTKARKSIAQFKLREGQAIGTHVTLRGDRMWEFLDRLLSLALPRIRDFRGLSPKQFDGNGNYTFGLNEQSMFHEIDQDRIDRVRGMDITVVTTARTDDEGRALLKALGFPFQTPENTP
- the rpmD gene encoding 50S ribosomal protein L30 — encoded protein: MAQLRVTQIKSKISEKQNQRDTLRSLGLRRIGAVVVREDNAQNRGYVNTVAHLVKVEEID
- the rplV gene encoding 50S ribosomal protein L22: MVESIARVRHIRVTPQKARRVVDMIRGKQAEEALAILKFAPQGASEPIYKLVASAMANARVKADASNSFLAEQDLYIAKAFVDEGTTLKRFQPRAQGRAFRINKRTSHITVVLATPDEADVATTTKKASK
- the rpsE gene encoding 30S ribosomal protein S5, whose product is MAVAETPVETAASTAPAQNEGREGRRGGRDRNQGGRDSRGGRDADKSQFLERVVTINRVSKVVKGGRRFSFTALVIVGDGNGLVGVGYGKAREVPTAISKGVEEAKKNFFRVPRIGLTIPHAVQGEASAGVVLLRPASAGTGVIAGGPVRAVLECAGIHDVLSKSLGSSNTINIVHATVEALKQLEEPRAVAARRGLELEQVVPARILRAQRAEADAKAGV
- the rpsH gene encoding 30S ribosomal protein S8, encoding MTMTDPVADMLTRLRNANSAHHDTVSMPHSKLKSHIADILKSEGFIAGWDVADARVGQTLTLSLKFGPDRERSIRGIKRVSKPGLRVYAKSAEIPQVLGGLGVAILSTSSGLLTDRQAAKKGVGGEVLAYVW
- the rpsJ gene encoding 30S ribosomal protein S10, whose translation is MAGQKIRIRLKSYDHSVIDSSARKIVDTVTRAGATVVGPVPLPTEKNVICVIRSPHKYKDSREHFEMRTHKRLIDIVDPTPKAVDSLMRLDLPADVNIEIKL
- the rplP gene encoding 50S ribosomal protein L16 gives rise to the protein MLIPRKLKHRKQHHPGRSGHATGGTVVSFGEYGIQALTPAYVTNRQIESARIAMTRHVKRGGKVYINIFPDRPLTKKPAETRMGSGKGSVEWWVANVKPGRVLFELSGVDEVTAREALTRAIHKLPLKARIIKREEGDA
- the rplF gene encoding 50S ribosomal protein L6 — translated: MSRIGRLPIDVPAGVDVAVDGQLVTVKGPKGELSLTVAQPIRAEVQDGQVLVTRPDDERESRSLHGLTRSLIANNIVGVTTGYTKGLEIVGTGYRVALKDKGVEFALGFSHPVYVEAPAGISFTVEGVNKMTVVGIDKQLVGETAANIRKIRKPEPYKGKGVRYAGENVRRKAGKSGK
- the rpsQ gene encoding 30S ribosomal protein S17 → MANAEEKNTADTATADRGYRKSRRGYVTSDKMDKTIVVEVEDRVKHPLYGKVIRRTSKVKAHDEANTAGIGDLVLINETRPLSASKRWRLVEILEKAK
- the rplC gene encoding 50S ribosomal protein L3 encodes the protein MSTANRTFTGLLGTKLGMTQVWDENNKLIPVTVVQITPNVVTQVRTPEVDGYGAIQIAYGQIDPRKADKPSTGHFEKAGVTPRRHLTEVRTADFAEYALGQEITVGAFEAGSKVDVVGTSKGKGFAGVMKRHNFKGVSASHGSHRNHRKPGSIGASSTPSRVFKGMRMAGRMGGERVTVLNLVVHSVDAEKGLLLVKGAVPGARGRIVFVRNAVKGK
- the rplR gene encoding 50S ribosomal protein L18, which encodes MALGVRGKSKSAARGRRHARLRKKVEGTELRPRLVVTRSARHVFVQVVDDSRGHTVASASTLEADMRTFDGDKTAKSRKVGELVAERAKAAGVESVVFDRGGNRYAGRVAAIAEGAREGGLSL
- the rplO gene encoding 50S ribosomal protein L15 translates to MAEKNESAEPAPVKAPKAAPKKTAKAPAAAAASAETTTVASTETVKREQVLKVHHLRPAAGAKKARQRVGRGEGSKGKTAGRGTKGTKARYTVRVGFEGGQMPLHMRTPKLRGFKNPFRVEYQVVNLEKLAVLYPDGGDVTTSDLVAKGAVRKNEKVKVLGDGDISVKLTVAVDKVSGSAAEKIVAAGGSVK
- the rplN gene encoding 50S ribosomal protein L14 is translated as MIQQESRLKIADNTGAKEILTIRVLGGSGRRYAGLGDVIVATVKDAIPGGNVKKGEVVKAVIVRTKKETRRPDGSYIKFDENAAVILNSNGEPRGTRIFGPVGRELRDKKFMKIISLAPEVI
- the rpsS gene encoding 30S ribosomal protein S19; protein product: MPRSLKKGPFVDDHLLRKVISANEASSKNVIKTWSRRSMIIPAMLGHTIAVHDGRKHVPVFVTESMVGHKLGEFALTRTFRGHVKDDKKGRRR
- the rplD gene encoding 50S ribosomal protein L4, whose product is MATDTQLDVLDATGAVTGSVDLPASIFDVQTNVPLIHQVVVAQLAAARQGTHKTKGRGEVSGAGRKPFKQKGTGRARQGSIRAPQMTGGGIVHGPTPRNYSQRTPKKMIAAALLGALSDRARGARLHVIESLSAGDVPSTKTVVALLDGIATSKHVLIVLERTDEVSLRSVRNIPTVHVLSYDQLNAYDVLVSDDIVFTKGAYDAFVAFKTAKEEVAA
- the rplX gene encoding 50S ribosomal protein L24, which translates into the protein MANIKKGDLVQVITGRTQAKGGDRGKQGRVLSVLVERNRVVVEGVNFVTKHVRVGQTQRGSKTGGIETVEAPIHISNVALVDPESKKPTRVGFRTEQVEKDGVSKTVRVRYAKKSGKDL
- the rplB gene encoding 50S ribosomal protein L2; this encodes MAIRKYKPTTPGRRGSSVADFVEITRSTPEKSLLRPLSKTGGRNNQGRITTRHIGGGHKRQYRVIDFKRNDKDGVIATVAHIEYDPNRTARIALLHFIDGTKRYILAPNKLKQGDKIESGATADIKPGNNLPLRNIPTGTVIHAIELRPGGGAKMARSAGASVRLVAKDGPYAQLRLPSGEIRNVDARCRATIGEVGNAEQSNINWGKAGRMRWKGVRPTVRGVAMNPVDHPHGGGEGKTSGGRHPVSPWGQKEGRTRHINKPSDKLIVRRRNAGKKRK